In Zingiber officinale cultivar Zhangliang chromosome 8B, Zo_v1.1, whole genome shotgun sequence, a single genomic region encodes these proteins:
- the LOC122015959 gene encoding 60S ribosomal protein L18a-like protein — translation MEQGKSHDYTDRVGDYNLLGDENPQLTKFDKRLPCFGCGIGWSCLLLGCLCPLIWYCAAILYLCKYYDKDPRERSGLAACAIAALVCTILASIVVAIIFL, via the exons ATGGAGCAAG GGAAATCTCATGATTATACGGACCGTGTTGGAGACTAcaatttgttaggagatgaaaaTCCTCAACTGACAAAATTTGACAAGCGTCTTCCATGCTTTGGCTGTGGAATAGGGTGGTCATG TTTGCTATTGGGATGTTTGTGCCCATTGATATGGTACTGTgctgcaattctctacttgtgcAAATACTACGACAAGGATCCCCGTGAGCGAAGTGGGCTTGCTGCTTGTGCAATAGCG GCATTGGTCTGTACAATTCTAGCCTCCATTGTGGTGGCTATCATTTTTCTCTAG
- the LOC122015958 gene encoding 60S ribosomal protein L27-3-like gives MVKFLKPNKAVIILQGRFAGRKAVIVRAFDDGTRERAYGHCLVAGIAKYPKKVIRKDSAKKTAKKSRVKPFLKLVNYNHIMPTRYTLDVDLKDIVTLDALQTRDKKVAASKEAKARFEERFKTGKNRWFFTKLRF, from the coding sequence ATGGTGAAGTTTCTGAAGCCCAACAAGGCTGTCATCATCCTGCAGGGACGCTTCGCCGGGCGGAAGGCCGTGATCGTTCGGGCCTTCGACGACGGCACTCGGGAGCGAGCCTACGGCCACTGCCTGGTGGCCGGCATCGCCAAGTACCCCAAAAAGGTCATCCGCAAGGACTCCGCGAAGAAGACGGCCAAGAAGTCGCGAGTGAAGCCGTTCCTGAAGCTGGTGAACTACAACCACATCATGCCCACACGCTACACCCTCGACGTGGATCTGAAGGACATTGTCACCCTCGACGCGCTCCAGACCCGGGACAAGAAGGTCGCTGCTTCCAAGGAGGCCAAGGCCCGCTTCGAGGAGCGATTCAAGACCGGAAAGAACAGATGGTTCTTCACCAAGCTCAGGTTTTAA
- the LOC122016692 gene encoding zinc finger CCCH domain-containing protein 2-like — protein sequence MEPTVLVRVPPHLSSPAFIMRTAFESPTTAENRLRSLPMASSEPMRLRPSVVRIPLLWSYSDDVVSLQRFLPCNGSGCADSCGADEFRMYEFKVRRCGRGRAHDWTECPFAHPGEKARRRDPRRYHYSGAPCPDFRRGGGCRRGDACDLAHGVFETWLHPARYRTQACKDGAACRRRVCFFAHSPDQLRIVLSPGKGSASPKSTLVSPLSELASGMSKLKLSKAKSLPPSRGRGDATFAAAQQWEAPAGRWRQSFNILDEWKQQEDEASASAASLPDLGWVSELVKD from the coding sequence ATGGAGCCCACCGTCCTCGTCCGGGTCCCGCCCCATCTTTCCTCGCCTGCCTTTATAATGCGCACCGCTTTCGAGTCACCTACCACGGCCGAAAACCGCCTCCGATCGCTTCCCATGGCCTCCAGCGAACCAATGCGCCTCCGACCCAGCGTCGTCCGCATTCCTCTTCTTTGGTCCTACTCCGACGACGTCGTGTCGCTCCAGAGGTTCCTGCCCTGCAACGGCAGCGGCTGTGCCGATTCGTGCGGCGCCGACGAGTTTCGGATGTACGAGTTCAAGGTGCGGCGGTGCGGCCGAGGGCGGGCGCACGACTGGACGGAGTGTCCGTTCGCGCACCCGGGGGAGAAGGCGCGGCGGCGCGACCCGCGGCGGTACCACTACTCCGGCGCGCCCTGCCCCGACTTCCGCCGCGGCGGCGGGTGCCGCCGCGGCGACGCCTGCGACCTCGCCCACGGGGTGTTCGAGACGTGGCTCCACCCGGCGCGCTACCGGACGCAAGCGTGCAAGGACGGCGCCGCCTGCCGTCGGCGGGTGTGCTTCTTCGCTCATTCCCCTGACCAGCTGCGCATCGTTCTCTCGCCGGGAAAGGGGAGCGCGTCCCCGAAGTCGACGCTGGTGTCCCCTCTGTCGGAGCTGGCGTCGGGGATGAGCAAGCTGAAGCTGAGCAAGGCGAAGTCGTTGCCGCCGTCGAGAGGGAGAGGAGACGCCACGTTTGCGGCGGCGCAGCAGTGGGAGGCTCCAGCAGGGCGGTGGCGGCAGAGCTTTAATATTCTCGACGAATGGAAGCAGCAGGAGGATGAAGCGTCGGCGTCGGCCGCGTCGCTGCCGGACTTGGGGTGGGTGTCAGAGTTGGTGAAGGATTAA
- the LOC122016694 gene encoding AP-4 complex subunit sigma has protein sequence MGIRFVLLVNKQGQTRLAQYYAEHLTLDERRALEGEIVRKCLARTEQQCSFVEHRNYKIVYRRYASLFFLVGVDNDENELAILEFIHLFVETMDRHFGNVCELDIMFHLEKAHFMLEEMVMNGCIVETSKSNILAPIQLMEKAS, from the exons ATGGGGATCCGGTTTGTGTTGTTGGTGAACAAGCAAGGACAGACGCGGCTGGCGCAGTACTACGCGGAGCACCTCACCCTCGACGAACGCCGCGCCCTCGAGGGCGAGATCGTGCGCAAGTGCCTCGCCCGTACCGAGCAGCAG TGCTCATTTGTTGAGCATCGGAACTACAAAATCGTGTACAGGCGCTACGCATCACTTTTCTTCTTAGTAGGAGTTGACAATGATGAG AACGAACTAGCAATCTTGGAATTCATACATCTGTTTGTTGAGACAATGGACCGTCATTTCGGTAATGTG TGTGAGCTCGACATCATGTTCCATCTCGAGAAGGCGCACTTCATGCTGGAAGAGATGGTGATGAATGGGTGCATCGTGGAGACCAGCAAGTCGAACATCTTGGCACCAATTCAGCTCATGGAAAAAGCTTCTTGA